A window from Clupea harengus chromosome 14, Ch_v2.0.2, whole genome shotgun sequence encodes these proteins:
- the LOC116223506 gene encoding solute carrier family 2, facilitated glucose transporter member 11-like, protein MDVFVVLTLPWFPESPRFLLIDKGDKEGCSQALRRLRGCPVSEEEMEEILQEQELAAGAQARSLWGLLSDRNLWRQLRIVMAASSAMMLCGNDSIYFYASYIFQEAGIPTGKIQYITICTGACELTASIMCNLLIERTGRRRLLMGGYAMMSGWAVVFTMALCLQGKVPGMPYLSMLCIFAYILSFGMGPAGVTGVLPAELFDQMARPAAYMVAGSLMWLNLLLVGMAFPFIVVNLGQFCFLPFCGICVLACLFMYWNLPETKGRSLAEITAEFDKRGSAEANGSEGRSLAEITAEFDKCGSAEAKGSEDKGEQGQSNQEEAHQLRDLRSGEEPVEINHVHV, encoded by the coding sequence TCCTCACCCTGCCCTGGTTCCCTGAAAGCCCGCGGTTTCTGCTCATCGACAAGGGAGATAAGGAAGGCTGCAGCCAGGCATTGAGGAGGCTCCGTGGGTGCCCCGTCTccgaggaggagatggaggagatcctccaggagcaggagctggccGCAGGGGCTCAGGCGCGATCCCTCTGGGGCTTGCTGTCTGACCGAAACCTGTGGCGGCAGCTCCGAATTGTCATGGCCGCCAGCAGCGCCATGATGCTTTGTGGCAACGACTCCATCTACTTCTACGCCTCCTACATCTTTCAGGAGGCCGGCATTCCCACAGGGAAGATCCAGTACATAACAATCTGCACGGGCGCCTGTGAACTGACCGCCTCTATCATGTGCAACCTACTCATAGAGCGCACAGGCCGCCGCCGGCTCCTCATGGGTGGGTATGCGATGATGTCAGGCTGGGCGGTGGTCTTCACCATGGCCCTCTGCCTGCAGGGCAAGGTGCCAGGCATGCCCTACTTAAGTATGCTGTGCATCTTCGCCTACATCCTCAGTTTTGGCATGGGCCCTGCCGGGGTGACCGGTGTGCTGCCCGCTGAGCTCTTTGACCAGATGGCGCGGCCTGCCGCCTACATGGTGGCCGGTTCACTCATGTGGCTCAACCTCCTCCTGGTGGGCATGGCCTTCCCGTTCATTGTTGTCAACCTAGGACAGttctgtttccttcccttctgtgGCATCTGCGTGCTGGCCTGTCTCTTCATGTACTGGAACCTTCCGGAAACTAAAGGTAGGTCTCTGGCTGAGATCACTGCCGAATTTGATAAGCGTGGCAGTGCAGAAGCCAATGGATCAGAAGGTAGGTCTCTGGCCGAGATCACTGCCGAGTTTGATAAGTGCGGCAGTGCAGAAGCCAAAGGGTCAGAGGATAAAGGTGAACAAGGACAATCAAATCAAGAGGAGGCCCACCAACTCAGAGATCTTAGATCAGGGGAAGAACCAGTGGAGATTAatcatgtacatgtgtga
- the rpap1 gene encoding RNA polymerase II-associated protein 1, which translates to MLRRPKPTDSEDDLLREQQRFLSSGTSPSVVNVVRRPDKRRGEQGTGDPENSEDSQRDIVTIEDLPDEIPSLTPAPPKKSRFKKAQVHFEDEDAEETLDRHDSHISAVLSRIVERDTSTVPICLPAVTGFAFPKVMHRSEGVTQAKSTVSGTRKSIFARQIAAQRTKGGRLPSQQTSISVVPKAPQSVESPTSMELEMPSGIGSVSGGPLLVSGQGLGQGLGQGDSALEGVKIHRENQARLEGMTQEEILEEQRRLLAQLDPRLVGFVRARKGQKMAGSDLAEQTTSCGQDGEVRGQEKPSVVSAASSVMDVTDTSQEPLQVGMEDPEEPEATQQITEEDLPFKPQKDWVHMDKLEPDKLEWTRDLPPPRRKGTKKGMQARFDFTGNLMSPTEDLPTHLGLHHHGDEPELAGYSLQELFMLSRSLVSQQRTLALSTLANIITKARSGAFASVLKGSVLSTLLDAGLLFLLRFSLDDGVEGVMAAAVHALRALLVSTDDEDGLDGTFSWLLGMASFPLLPTTQEEEEDEEDEGMIGKETEKQKEERKSDHEVARQDVVKGLLKMTVLPRIRYILEVVRPSPRVVLDLLEVLVRIARHSTSAATQIVNCPRLMDTVMSEFLPSSWASSPAPQSLYGLPVAMAMKLLRVLGTAGRHVCARLLHSLGGKERLSLLLAVEPSELLLEAGEAFRCSTEAYRMWAVAASYGQACNLYSDLYPVLMKAMQSFPRPVSSSTGRVLPLELQRAQAILTLLTQVTHTAGCHQELQAALASSQGECPPPPPVTWGHVTGLQPTVIGQLKGCMKGLCEAEQQLESSLSLLPSYLLYLGAFYSQLPLQSSFRPVECLQELESLTSEVLLPLISHQAVHRMIDNLKSRSAVCNPLSCCPGPETVASLPGLACSGEGNSNGLVGPGSPFPLLTSLYYLLDIITGIHKGLAKKFSVLLLTDSVLAYLHSCAQAMPTLTHSRAWLLRHEHHLLYLLLRLAHRLVPVDPEVAKHASLFHQVALAILPWLLPGSEYVAHELFSFIIFNQAFIPEGASGGLEAAALAELHLQEGVSAPPPLAPLLRDACAQLPSLRGCYLTHLAHSEPLVLASRNLHLGRTPWLRSLLLPDLALGPSLPSDWPYLPLVSLYERMGQSEGGGVETEFLPAGSLASVTHCLQWLLLLESWREVALRVVTPAAKLARLACVFLASSDLFLEPPVQRLAGALFGALTRPRVLAALDLGVPPPGQASFHDLYAALLAQYEAVSFGDVLFGCFLLLPLQRCYSATMKLAVFGEHVGLLRSLGVPLQKLPVPLENYTCPPEDSVPLLGLYFRALVTGTLRRAWCPVLYAVAVAHVNTFIFSQQPAAQEVEATRRGLLRKTYYLTDEVLRAHLLLCKLPQQQSELGFLTYEQLPPLRARWLEKELGLEEGSGAGRSRAVTP; encoded by the exons ATGTTGCGACGTCCCAAACCCACCGATTCGGAGGATGATCTCCTACGTGAGCAGCAACGGTTTCTGTCATCAGGTACCTCGCCATCAGTCGTCAATGTGGTGCGGCGTCCTGACAAGCGCCGAGGCGAACAGGGGACGGGTGACCCAGAAAACAGTGAGGACAGCCAGAGAGATATCGTCACCATCGAAG ATTTGCCAGATGAAATTCCCTCCCTTACACCTGCACCCCCCAAGAAGTCACGCTTTAAAAAGGCCCAAGTGCACTTTGAAGATGAAGATGCTGAGGAGACACTGGACAGACATGACTCACACATCAGTGCTGTTCTCTCCAGGATAGTT GAAAGAGACACAAGCACTGTGCCTATATGCCTTCCTGCAGTTACTGGCTTTGCATTTCCCAAAGTTATGCATCGATCTGAAGGCGTCACTCAG gcTAAAAGTACTGTTTCTGGAACCAGGAAGAGCATTTTTGCTCGTCAGATTGCTGCACAGAGAACCAAAGGGGGAAGACTTCCATCACAACAAACATCAATCTCTGTTGTTCCTAAAGCACCCCAAAGTGTTGAGTCCCCCACCAGCATGGAATTAGAGATGCCATCTGGAATTGGTA GTGTGTCAGGCGGCCCTCTCCTAGTGTCTGGACAGGGCCTGGGGCAGGGCCTGGGACAGGGTGACAGTGCTCTGGAGGGCGTGAAGATTCACCGGGAGAACCAGGCACGTCTGGAGGGCATGACACAGGAGGAGATCCTGGAGGAGCAGAGAAGGCTGCTGGCACAGcttg ATCCCAGGCTGGTGGGCTTTGTGAGGGCGCGTAAGGGGCAGAAGATGGCTGGTTCTGATCTCGCGGAACAGACAACTTCCTGTGGTCAGGATGgtgaggtcaggggtcaagagAAGCCTTCAGTTGTTTCCGCTGCCTCCTCAGTCATGGACGTCACAGACACCAGCCAGGAGCCACTGCAAGTTGGCATGGAGGATCCAGAAGAACCCGAAGCAACTCAACAAATCACAG AGGAGGACCTGCCGTTCAAGCCCCAGAAGGATTGGGTGCACATGGACAAACTGGAGCCTGATAAACTGGAGTGGACCAGAGACCTGCCCCCACCCAGACGAAAAGGAACTAAGAag GGCATGCAGGCTCGGTTTGACTTCACTGGCAACCTCATGTCCCCAACAGAAGACCTGCCCACACATCTGGGCTtgcatcaccatggagacgaGCCTGAG CTGGCAGGTTACTCCCTACAGGAGCTCTTCATGCTCTCTCGCAGTCTGGTGTCCCAGCAGCGCACACTGGCTCTCAGCACCCTGGCCAACATCATCACAAAG GCTCGCTCAGGAGCGTTTGCGTCGGTGCTGAAGGGCAGTGTGCTGTCCACCCTGCTGGACGCCGGGCTGCTCTTCTTGCTGCGTTTCTCGCTGGACGACGGCGTGGAGGGGGTGATGGCCGCTGCGGTGCATGCCCTGCGAGCTCTGCTGGTGTCCACCGATGACGAG GACGGTCTGGATGGGACGTTCTCCTGGCTCCTGGGAATggcctcttttcccctcctgcCCACCacccaggaggaagaggaggatgaggaggatgaggggatgATTGGCAAAGAGACGGAgaagcagaaggaggagaggaagtctGATCATGAGGTGGCACGGCAGGACGTGGTCAAG GGGCTGTTGAAGATGACGGTGTTGCCACGGATACGTTACATCCTGGAGGTGGTGCGTCCGTCTCCACGGGTGGTGCTGGACCTGCTGGAGGTGCTTGTGCGGATCGCTCGCCACTCCACTTCTGCTgccacacag ATTGTGAACTGCCCCCGCCTGATGGACACTGTGATGTCAGAGTTCCTGCCTTCCTCCTGGGCCTCCTCACCTGCTCCGCAGTCTTTGTACGGGTTGCCCGTTGCCATGGCGATGAAGCTCCTCCGCGTGCTGGGCACAGCGGGACGGCACGTCTGTGCCAGGCTG CTGCACTCGCTGGGTGGGAAAGAGCGTTTGTCTCTGCTGCTGGCAGTGGAACCAAGTGAGCTGCTCCTAGAGGCGGGGGAGGCGTTTCGCTGTAGCACAGAGGCCTACAGGATGTGGGCTGTAGCTGCCAGCTATGGTCAGGCCTGCAATTTGTACAG TGATCTGTACCCCGTTCTGATGAAAGCGATGCAGTCCTTCCCCCGACCCGTTTCCTCCTCCACCGGTCGCGTGCTTCCGCTGGAGCTCCAGAGAGCCCAGGCCATCCTGACGCTGCTCACCCAGGTGACGCACACCGCAGGCTGCCACCAGGAGCTGCAGGCCGCCCTGGCCAG TTCCCAGGGTGAGtgccctccaccccctccagtGACATGGGGTCATGTGACTGGACTGCAGCCCACTGTGATTGGTCAGCTAAAGGGCTGTATGAAGGGGCTGTGTGAGGCGGAGCAGCAGCTGGAGAGCTCACTGAGTCTGCTTCCCTCTTACCTTCTCTACCTCGGGGCCTTTTACTCCCAGCTCCCTCTACAG AGCTCATTTCGGCCAGTGGAATGTCTGCAGGAGCTGGAGTCTCTCACCTCAGAGGTACTGCTGCCACTGATCTCCCATCAGGCAGTGCACAGGATGATTGACAACCTCAA GTCACGCTCGGCCGTGTGCAACCCGCTCTCCTGCTGCCCGGGGCCTGAGACGGTGGCCAGCCTGCCGGGGTTGGCCTGCTCTGGGGAAGGGAACAGCAATGGCCTGGTCGGCCCTGGATCCCCATTCCccctcctcaccagcctgtaCTACCTGCTGGACATCATCACAGGCATACACAAGGGACTGGCCAAGAAG TTCAGTGTGCTGCTCCTGACGGACTCTGTGCTGGCGTACCTGCACAGCTGTGCCCAGGCCATGCCCACCCTCACCCACAGCCGTGCCTGGCTCCTGAGGCATGAGCATCACCTGCTCTACCTGCTGCTCCGCCTGGCACACAGACTG GTTCCAGTTGACCCTGAAGTCGCAAAGCACGCCTCCCTTTTCCATCAGGTTGCCCTGGCGATCCTTCCATGGTTACTGCCAGGAAGTGAATACGTGGCACATGAACTGTTTTCCTTCATTATCTTCAACCAGGCCTTCATACC tGAGGGGGCCAGTGGAGGTCTGGAGGCAGCTGCTCTTGCTGAGCTTCACCTTCAGGAGGGGGTCTCCGCCCCCCCTCCTCTCGCTCCTCTTCTCCGGGACGCCTGCGCCCAGCTTCCCTCCCTCCGCGGCTGCTACCTCACCCACCTAGCCCACTCCGAGCCCCTGGTCCTGGCCTCCCGCAACCTCCACCTGGGCCGCACACCCTGGCtccgctccctcctcctccccgacCTCGCCCTTGGCCCCTCACTGCCCTCCGATTGGCCTTACTTGCCGCTCGTCAGCCTGTACGAGCGAATGGGCCAATCGGAGGGCGGCGGCGTGGAGACGGAGTTCCTCCCGGCCGGTTCGCTGGCGTCGGTCACCCACTGCCTTCAGTGGCTCCTGCTGCTGgagagctggagggaggtgGCACTGCGGGTGGTCACCCCCGCGGCCAAGCTGGCCCGGCTGGCCTGTGTCTTCCTGGCCTCCAGCGACCTCTTCCTGGAGCCCCCCGTGCAGCGCCTCGCCGGGGCCCTGTTCGGGGCGCTCACGCGTCCCCGGGTGCTGGCCGCGCTGGATCTGGGGGTGCCCCCGCCGGGCCAGGCATCCTTCCACGACCTGTACGCAGCGCTGCTGGCCCAGTACGAGGCTGTGTCGTTCGGGGACGTGCTGTTCGGCTGCTTCCTGCTGCTGCCCCTGCAGCGTTGCTACAGCGCCACCATGAAGCTGGCCGTGTTCGGGGAGCACGTGGGGCTGCTGCGCTCGCTGGGCGTCCCGCTGCAGAAG CTGCCTGTTCCCCTGGAGAACTACACGTGTCCCCCGGAGGACTCCGTGCCGCTGCTGGGGCTCTACTTCCGCGCGCTGGTGACGGGGACGCTGCGCCGAGCCTGGTGCCCCGTGCTGTACGCGGTGGCGGTGGCCCACGTCAAcaccttcatcttctcccagcAGCCCGCAGCTCAG